In the Pseudomonas orientalis genome, one interval contains:
- a CDS encoding mechanosensitive ion channel family protein, translating to MEALQLPLPAQWIEPVWIGVQILLILLAGYLAQRFVAKGLTRLGERYPFPPQLLMPLRGGLRWLIMGSALIFVLGRLGVSATVLWTALSGFVAVAAVAFFAMWSVLSNLLCAILIFTVGPFRLGDIVELVDTVDKPGVKGRVVAINLLYTTLIEVQEAGTDSAMVQVPNSLFFQRSVRRWPGTHVFPGDR from the coding sequence ATGGAAGCGTTGCAACTGCCCTTGCCGGCGCAGTGGATCGAACCTGTGTGGATCGGCGTGCAAATCCTGCTGATCCTGCTGGCCGGCTACCTTGCCCAGCGGTTTGTCGCCAAAGGCTTGACCCGCCTGGGTGAGCGCTATCCGTTCCCGCCGCAGTTGCTGATGCCGCTGCGCGGTGGCCTGCGCTGGTTGATCATGGGCAGCGCGCTGATCTTCGTGTTGGGCCGCCTGGGTGTATCGGCCACGGTGCTGTGGACGGCACTGTCAGGGTTTGTGGCGGTGGCGGCGGTGGCGTTCTTCGCCATGTGGTCCGTTCTGTCCAATTTGTTGTGCGCCATTTTGATCTTCACTGTGGGGCCATTCCGCCTCGGCGATATCGTCGAACTGGTGGATACCGTCGACAAACCCGGTGTGAAAGGGCGCGTGGTGGCGATCAATCTGCTCTATACCACGCTGATCGAGGTGCAGGAGGCCGGCACTGACAGCGCGATGGTGCAAGTACCCAACAGTCTGTTCTTCCAGCGCTCGGTGCGGCGTTGGCCCGGTACGCACGTATTCCCTGGCGACCGCTAG
- a CDS encoding FKBP-type peptidyl-prolyl cis-trans isomerase, with translation MSRYLFLVFGLAIFSANANEQSPPKTADQDPHDLAYSLGASLGERLRQEVPDLQIQALIDGLKQAYQGKPLALDDARIEQILALHEAQNATDNPAPQSEKALAAEQQFLSKEKAAKGVRELADGILLTELTPGTGNKPSANDEVQVKYVGRLPDGSVFDQSAQPQWFRLDSVISGWRSALQQMPTGAKWRLVIPSAQAYGADGAGELIPPYTPLVFEIELLGTRH, from the coding sequence ATGTCGCGTTACCTTTTCTTAGTGTTTGGCCTGGCGATTTTCAGCGCCAATGCGAACGAGCAATCGCCGCCAAAAACAGCTGACCAAGACCCGCATGACCTCGCCTACAGCCTAGGCGCCAGCCTCGGTGAACGCTTGCGCCAGGAGGTCCCCGACTTGCAGATTCAGGCCCTGATCGATGGACTCAAACAGGCCTACCAGGGCAAACCATTGGCACTGGACGACGCACGCATCGAACAGATTCTTGCACTGCATGAAGCGCAGAACGCCACCGACAACCCGGCGCCGCAGAGCGAAAAAGCACTCGCCGCCGAGCAGCAATTTTTGTCGAAGGAAAAAGCTGCAAAGGGTGTGCGTGAGTTGGCGGATGGCATCCTGCTCACCGAGTTGACGCCGGGCACCGGCAACAAGCCGTCGGCAAATGATGAGGTGCAAGTGAAATATGTGGGTCGGCTGCCCGATGGAAGCGTGTTCGACCAGAGCGCGCAACCACAGTGGTTTCGCCTGGACAGCGTGATCAGTGGCTGGCGCAGTGCATTGCAGCAAATGCCGACAGGAGCGAAATGGCGCCTGGTCATACCTTCGGCCCAAGCCTACGGCGCGGATGGCGCAGGCGAATTGATTCCGCCCTACACACCGCTTGTCTTCGAAATCGAGTTACTCGGGACCCGCCACTGA
- a CDS encoding AlgP family protein yields the protein MSAKQKPVNTPLHLLQQLSGSLLEHLESACSQALADAEKLLAKLEKQRGKAQEKLHKSRTKLQDAATAGKAKAQAKAKDAVKELEDLLDALKDRQAETRSYISQLKKDAQESLKLAQGVGRVKEAVTKALGARTPAKAVAASAAKKPASKAVAAKAPAKTAAAKPAAKPAAKTASAKPAAKPAAKTAAAKPAAKPAAKTAAAKPAAKPAAKTAAAKPAAKPAAKTAAAKPAAKPAAKTAAAKPAAKPAAKTAAAKPAVKPAAKTAAAKPAAKPAAKTAAAKPVAKPAAKTAAAKPAAKPVAKTAAAKPAVKPAAKTAAAKPAAKPAAKPAAAKPAAKPAAAKPAPAKPATPATPTATPAASSAPTASVSSTAAPAAPSVTPTSAS from the coding sequence ATGTCGGCCAAACAGAAGCCTGTAAATACCCCGTTGCACTTACTCCAACAATTGTCGGGCAGCCTGCTCGAACATCTGGAAAGCGCTTGTTCCCAGGCCTTGGCCGATGCAGAAAAACTGCTCGCCAAACTGGAAAAACAACGTGGTAAAGCGCAAGAAAAGCTGCACAAATCTCGCACCAAACTGCAAGACGCCGCCACTGCCGGCAAGGCCAAGGCACAAGCCAAGGCCAAAGACGCGGTTAAAGAACTTGAGGACCTGCTGGACGCCCTCAAAGATCGCCAAGCCGAAACCCGCAGCTACATTTCCCAACTCAAAAAAGACGCTCAGGAAAGCCTGAAACTGGCTCAGGGCGTTGGGCGTGTGAAGGAAGCTGTAACCAAGGCGCTCGGTGCTCGTACTCCGGCAAAAGCGGTCGCAGCCAGCGCGGCCAAGAAGCCAGCGAGCAAGGCTGTTGCAGCGAAGGCACCGGCTAAAACTGCTGCTGCAAAACCAGCCGCCAAGCCAGCTGCTAAAACCGCTTCTGCAAAACCAGCCGCGAAGCCAGCTGCTAAAACCGCTGCTGCAAAACCAGCCGCCAAGCCAGCTGCTAAAACCGCTGCTGCAAAACCAGCCGCGAAGCCAGCTGCTAAAACCGCTGCTGCAAAACCAGCCGCCAAGCCAGCCGCTAAAACTGCTGCTGCAAAACCAGCCGCCAAGCCAGCTGCTAAAACCGCTGCTGCAAAACCAGCCGCCAAGCCAGCTGCCAAAACCGCTGCTGCAAAACCAGCCGTGAAGCCAGCTGCTAAAACCGCTGCTGCAAAACCAGCCGCCAAGCCAGCTGCTAAAACCGCTGCTGCAAAACCAGTCGCCAAGCCAGCTGCCAAAACCGCTGCTGCAAAACCAGCCGCCAAGCCAGTTGCCAAAACCGCCGCTGCAAAACCAGCCGTGAAGCCAGCAGCTAAAACCGCTGCTGCAAAACCAGCCGCCAAGCCAGCTGCAAAACCTGCAGCTGCAAAGCCCGCTGCCAAGCCTGCTGCTGCAAAACCAGCCCCTGCAAAGCCAGCAACTCCTGCGACACCGACCGCCACCCCGGCAGCGTCCTCCGCTCCAACCGCATCCGTCAGCAGCACCGCTGCACCGGCAGCGCCAAGCGTCACCCCAACCAGCGCTTCCTAA
- a CDS encoding LysE family transporter yields the protein MALDTWLAFFLASWIISLSPGAGAIASMSSGLQYGFVRGYWNAIGLQLGLAMQIAVVAGGLGAILAASSTAFYAIKWFGVAYLVYLAIKQWRALPMDMTDDAAVRPIGKPMAMMFRGFLVNASNPKALVFMLAVLPQFVNPQAPLAIQYLIIGATMISVDMIVMAGYTGLASKVLRLLRSPKQQKRVNRTFAGLFVGAAGFLASLHRATA from the coding sequence ATGGCACTCGACACGTGGCTGGCTTTTTTCCTGGCCAGTTGGATCATCTCCCTTTCTCCCGGCGCGGGCGCCATCGCCTCGATGTCCAGCGGCCTGCAGTACGGTTTTGTACGCGGTTACTGGAATGCCATTGGCCTGCAGCTGGGCCTGGCCATGCAGATTGCCGTGGTGGCGGGCGGCCTGGGTGCGATTCTGGCGGCGTCATCGACCGCGTTCTATGCGATCAAATGGTTTGGGGTGGCGTACCTGGTGTACCTGGCCATCAAGCAATGGCGCGCCTTGCCCATGGACATGACCGATGATGCGGCGGTCCGTCCGATCGGCAAGCCGATGGCGATGATGTTCCGCGGTTTCCTGGTCAACGCCAGCAACCCCAAGGCACTGGTGTTTATGCTCGCGGTATTGCCGCAATTCGTAAATCCACAGGCGCCGTTGGCGATTCAGTACCTGATCATTGGTGCGACGATGATCAGCGTCGACATGATCGTGATGGCCGGTTACACAGGGCTGGCATCGAAGGTCCTGCGCCTGCTGCGCTCGCCCAAACAGCAGAAGCGTGTGAATCGCACGTTCGCCGGGCTGTTCGTCGGCGCCGCCGGTTTCCTCGCCAGCCTGCATCGCGCCACGGCGTAA
- a CDS encoding ATP-binding cassette domain-containing protein — protein sequence MIRLQSLTLQRGPQRLLEDAELTLHAGHKAGLIGANGAGKSTLFALLLGELTPDSGDCLLPADWRIAHMRQEIDTLDRIAIDYVLDGDLRLRQVQHDLAAAEAAQDGAAQARLHAELDSADGYTADARARKMLAGLGFTNEQMDRPVADFSGGWRMRLNLAQALMCPSDLLLLDEPTNHLDLDAILWLEDFLKNYQGTLLLISHDRDFLDAVVDNIAHVEQKKITLYRGGYTAFERARAERLAQQQQAFEKQQAQRAHMESYIARFKAQATKARQAQSRIKALERMEELSAAHVDSPFDFVFRESVKISSPLLDLSDARLGYGDKTILEKVKLQLIPGARIGLLGPNGAGKSTLIKNLSGELEPLAGHLTRGENTVVGYFAQHQLDSLDAKASPLLHLQRLAPTEREQTLRDFLGGFDFRGARIDEPVLNFSGGEKARLALALIAWDRPNLLLLDEPTNHLDLEMRLALTMALQEFSGAVLVVSHDRHLLKSTTDNFLLVADGKVEEFDGDLDDYARWLTEYRLRNAPASNTPVNPDKTDKKAQRQAAAALRQQLAPHKREADKLEAELGKVHERLARIETSLGDSAVYEAARKDELRDLLAEQARLKVRGGQLEESWMEALELLETLQAQLEALS from the coding sequence ATGATCCGACTTCAAAGCCTAACATTACAGCGTGGCCCGCAACGTCTTCTTGAAGATGCCGAGCTGACCCTGCACGCCGGTCACAAAGCCGGCCTGATCGGTGCCAATGGCGCCGGCAAATCTACGTTGTTTGCCCTGTTGCTGGGTGAGCTGACCCCGGACTCCGGGGACTGCCTGCTGCCGGCCGACTGGCGCATCGCGCATATGCGCCAGGAGATCGACACCCTGGACCGCATCGCCATCGACTACGTACTCGATGGCGACCTGCGCCTGCGCCAGGTACAACACGACCTCGCCGCGGCAGAAGCAGCCCAGGACGGTGCCGCCCAGGCCCGCCTGCATGCGGAGCTGGACAGCGCCGATGGCTACACCGCCGACGCTCGCGCCCGCAAGATGCTTGCCGGCCTGGGCTTTACCAACGAGCAGATGGATCGCCCGGTCGCCGACTTCTCCGGCGGCTGGCGCATGCGCCTGAACCTGGCCCAGGCGCTGATGTGTCCCTCGGACCTGTTGCTGCTCGACGAACCGACCAACCACTTGGACCTCGATGCGATCCTGTGGCTGGAAGACTTCCTCAAGAACTACCAGGGCACCTTGTTGCTGATTTCCCACGACCGGGATTTTCTCGACGCCGTGGTCGACAATATCGCCCATGTCGAACAGAAGAAAATCACGCTCTATCGGGGCGGCTACACCGCCTTCGAGCGCGCCCGTGCCGAACGTCTGGCCCAGCAGCAGCAGGCTTTCGAGAAGCAGCAGGCGCAACGTGCGCACATGGAAAGCTACATCGCAAGGTTCAAGGCCCAGGCCACCAAGGCCCGCCAGGCCCAGAGCCGGATCAAGGCCCTGGAGCGCATGGAAGAGCTGTCGGCGGCCCACGTCGATTCGCCGTTCGACTTCGTGTTTCGTGAGTCGGTGAAAATCTCCAGTCCGTTGCTCGATCTGTCGGATGCGCGCCTGGGTTATGGCGACAAGACCATCCTGGAGAAGGTCAAGCTGCAGCTCATACCTGGCGCGCGTATCGGTTTGCTGGGGCCTAACGGCGCGGGCAAGTCGACGCTGATCAAGAACTTGTCGGGCGAACTTGAGCCTTTGGCCGGTCACCTGACCCGTGGCGAGAACACGGTGGTGGGCTACTTCGCCCAGCACCAACTGGACTCGCTTGATGCCAAGGCCAGCCCGCTGTTGCACCTGCAGCGCCTGGCACCCACCGAGCGCGAGCAAACCCTGCGCGACTTCCTCGGAGGTTTCGACTTCCGTGGTGCGCGTATCGATGAGCCGGTGCTGAATTTCTCCGGTGGCGAAAAAGCCCGCCTGGCCCTGGCCCTGATCGCCTGGGATCGCCCGAACCTGCTGCTGCTCGACGAACCGACCAACCACCTGGACCTGGAGATGCGCCTGGCGTTGACCATGGCCCTGCAGGAATTCAGCGGTGCGGTACTGGTGGTGTCTCACGACCGTCACCTGCTCAAGAGCACCACCGATAACTTCCTGCTGGTGGCCGACGGCAAGGTCGAAGAGTTCGACGGCGACCTGGACGACTACGCGCGCTGGCTGACCGAATACCGCCTGCGCAATGCGCCGGCCAGCAACACGCCGGTCAACCCGGACAAGACCGACAAGAAAGCCCAGCGCCAGGCCGCCGCCGCATTGCGTCAGCAGTTGGCGCCGCACAAGCGCGAAGCCGACAAGCTGGAGGCCGAACTGGGCAAGGTGCATGAGCGCCTGGCCAGGATCGAAACCAGCCTGGGCGACAGCGCCGTGTATGAGGCTGCGCGCAAGGATGAGCTGCGTGACTTGCTGGCCGAACAGGCCAGGCTCAAGGTGCGCGGAGGGCAATTGGAGGAATCCTGGATGGAAGCCCTCGAACTGCTTGAAACTCTGCAAGCGCAGCTCGAGGCGCTGTCCTGA
- a CDS encoding FTR1 family protein: protein MTAPFRFLAWLVLPVLMSCSFNLWAATAEGAPQALHLLDYIGADYPPTVEAGKVVDDSEYREQVEFLGVLQGLVTDLPDKPERAELIKGVDELLAAVTAHADGATVAHQARQLGAKLAVAYEVSQAPAITPDPTRGAPLYAQHCSVCHGTVGAGDGPAAMGMTPPPANLRDATRLDRLSLYAIYNTLGLGVEGTDMPSFADQLDDRQRWDLATYIAGFTADPAAAKSEQPFNLADLARQTPNEVMAADGPAAAATFRAQRAQPPQVKRGPAQLLDYTSATLDKSLAAFRNGDHEQAYDLSVAAYLEGFELVESSLDNVDANVRKDTEKALMAYRQSLQDGLPIEQVQQRLDVAKGKLGESAGLLGGDGLSWSLSYISGLLILLREGLEAILVLAAILAFLRNTGQQSAVRSVNVGWGLALLAGLATWALAAYVIDVSGAQRELLEGCTALFASVMVLWLGVWMHDRRHAAAWQDYIKSSLVGGGGRFGFALLAFFSVYRELFEVILFYETLWLQAGPAGHDAVLAGGATALVLLVGLAWVILRGSAKLPLALFFGINAALLCALSVVFAGHGVKALQEAGIFGTRPVAFFDFDWLGIHADAYSLSAQAVAILAIVVLYGRSRLAEKQRAAS from the coding sequence ATGACTGCCCCCTTCCGTTTTCTCGCCTGGCTGGTGCTGCCGGTGTTGATGTCGTGCAGCTTCAATCTATGGGCCGCGACCGCCGAAGGCGCGCCGCAGGCCTTGCACCTGCTTGACTATATCGGTGCCGACTACCCGCCGACGGTAGAGGCGGGCAAGGTGGTGGACGATTCGGAATACCGCGAGCAGGTGGAGTTTCTAGGCGTGCTGCAGGGGCTGGTGACTGATCTGCCGGATAAGCCCGAACGCGCCGAGTTGATAAAGGGCGTCGATGAGTTGCTGGCGGCAGTCACTGCCCATGCAGACGGCGCAACTGTCGCCCATCAGGCGCGTCAGCTGGGCGCCAAGCTGGCCGTTGCGTATGAGGTCAGCCAGGCGCCGGCGATCACCCCCGACCCCACGCGCGGCGCGCCGCTCTACGCACAGCATTGTTCGGTGTGCCACGGCACGGTGGGCGCCGGCGATGGCCCGGCGGCCATGGGCATGACGCCGCCACCTGCTAACCTGCGCGATGCCACGCGCCTGGATCGCCTGAGCCTGTATGCGATCTACAACACCCTTGGCCTGGGTGTCGAAGGCACCGACATGCCGTCCTTTGCCGATCAGTTGGATGACCGTCAGCGTTGGGACCTCGCCACCTACATCGCAGGTTTCACGGCGGACCCGGCTGCGGCCAAGAGCGAGCAGCCCTTCAACCTCGCCGACCTGGCGCGCCAGACGCCCAATGAAGTGATGGCCGCCGACGGACCAGCGGCCGCGGCGACCTTCCGCGCCCAGCGTGCACAACCTCCGCAGGTCAAGCGTGGCCCGGCGCAGTTGCTCGATTACACCTCCGCCACCCTGGACAAAAGCCTGGCCGCGTTCCGTAACGGCGACCACGAACAAGCCTATGACCTGTCGGTAGCCGCTTATCTGGAAGGCTTCGAGCTGGTGGAAAGCTCACTGGATAACGTCGACGCCAACGTGCGCAAGGACACCGAGAAAGCGCTGATGGCCTATCGGCAGTCATTACAGGACGGTCTGCCGATCGAGCAGGTGCAACAGCGCCTGGACGTGGCCAAGGGCAAGCTCGGCGAGTCGGCCGGCTTGCTCGGCGGCGATGGCTTGAGCTGGTCGTTGAGCTACATCTCCGGCTTGCTGATCCTGCTGCGCGAAGGTTTGGAAGCGATCCTGGTGCTTGCCGCGATCCTGGCTTTCCTGCGTAACACCGGCCAGCAATCGGCGGTGCGCAGCGTCAACGTCGGCTGGGGCCTGGCGCTGTTGGCCGGCTTGGCCACCTGGGCGCTGGCAGCGTATGTAATTGATGTCAGCGGTGCTCAGCGTGAATTGCTGGAAGGCTGCACGGCGCTGTTTGCCAGCGTGATGGTGCTGTGGCTGGGCGTGTGGATGCACGACCGGCGCCATGCCGCAGCCTGGCAGGACTACATCAAGAGCAGCCTGGTGGGCGGTGGCGGGCGCTTTGGTTTTGCGCTGCTGGCATTCTTCTCGGTGTACCGCGAGCTGTTCGAAGTGATCCTGTTCTACGAAACCCTGTGGCTGCAGGCCGGCCCTGCCGGGCACGACGCGGTGCTGGCGGGTGGCGCCACCGCGTTGGTCCTGCTGGTGGGCCTGGCCTGGGTGATTCTGCGCGGTTCGGCGAAGCTGCCGCTGGCGCTGTTCTTCGGCATTAACGCCGCGCTGTTGTGCGCACTGTCGGTGGTGTTCGCCGGGCATGGCGTCAAGGCGCTGCAAGAGGCGGGCATCTTTGGTACGCGGCCGGTGGCGTTTTTTGACTTTGACTGGCTGGGCATTCACGCCGATGCGTATTCGTTGAGTGCGCAGGCGGTGGCGATACTGGCGATCGTGGTGCTGTATGGCCGCAGTCGCCTGGCTGAGAAGCAAAGGGCGGCGAGCTGA
- the rsd gene encoding sigma D regulator, giving the protein MLERCKNARERWGGVHTLIDKWLDARRKLVLAFDELGAEPGALAEKREPLQDFCVVLVDYVSAGHLSIYTQLTKEAEAFEDKRGLEFAETIYPRIDVITEKLLAFNDLCDEGKCVAEKFKELGGLLHERFELEDCLIEVLHNAHKEEPAIQV; this is encoded by the coding sequence ATGTTGGAACGTTGCAAGAATGCTCGCGAACGCTGGGGTGGCGTGCACACGCTGATCGACAAATGGTTGGATGCACGTCGTAAATTGGTTCTGGCGTTCGATGAGTTGGGTGCCGAGCCTGGAGCGCTCGCTGAGAAGCGTGAGCCGTTGCAGGATTTCTGCGTTGTATTGGTGGATTACGTTTCTGCCGGCCACCTGAGTATTTACACTCAGCTCACCAAGGAGGCCGAAGCCTTCGAGGACAAACGGGGTCTTGAGTTCGCTGAGACGATTTACCCGCGCATTGATGTGATTACCGAGAAGCTGCTGGCTTTTAACGATCTGTGCGATGAAGGCAAGTGTGTAGCGGAAAAATTCAAAGAGTTGGGCGGTCTGTTGCACGAGCGTTTCGAGCTTGAAGATTGCCTGATCGAAGTACTGCACAACGCCCACAAGGAAGAGCCTGCTATTCAGGTCTGA
- a CDS encoding TIGR02444 family protein has product MCADLWSFALSTYARPGVEAACLRLQEQGADVCLLLCGAWLEQRGVARMPERIAALQQLARPWRMRVIEPLREVRMQWRAMAQQDAQLAELREQVKGLELEAERALLTRLEALAQTWPTNEVTGRDEWLEGLATEAANLDHNALQQLRVVVTRA; this is encoded by the coding sequence ATGTGCGCTGACCTGTGGAGCTTTGCCCTTTCGACTTATGCCCGCCCCGGTGTGGAGGCTGCTTGCCTGCGATTGCAGGAGCAGGGGGCAGATGTATGCCTACTGCTGTGTGGTGCGTGGCTGGAGCAACGGGGTGTGGCACGGATGCCCGAGCGTATTGCGGCGCTGCAACAGCTTGCGCGGCCGTGGCGCATGCGCGTCATCGAACCCTTGCGAGAGGTGCGTATGCAATGGCGGGCGATGGCACAGCAGGATGCGCAATTGGCCGAGTTACGAGAACAGGTCAAGGGCCTGGAGCTGGAGGCCGAGCGAGCTTTGCTGACGCGCCTCGAAGCGCTGGCGCAGACATGGCCGACCAACGAGGTGACAGGTCGAGATGAATGGCTTGAAGGCCTGGCGACCGAAGCCGCCAACCTTGACCACAACGCGCTGCAGCAGCTGCGCGTCGTGGTCACCCGCGCTTAG
- the elbB gene encoding isoprenoid biosynthesis glyoxalase ElbB, translated as MSKKIAVILSGCGVYDGAEIHESVITLLRLDQRGAQVECFAPDIAQLHVINHLTGEEMPESRNVLVESARIARGAVKDIQEANAADFDALIVPGGFGAAKNLSNFAVEGPGCSVNPQVLALAEAFAEAGKPVGLICISPALAAKIYGPGVTCTIGNDADTAAALDKMGATHQECTVEDIVEDTARKLVSTPAYMLGKNISEVASGINKLVDRVLELTHEND; from the coding sequence ATGAGCAAAAAGATTGCAGTGATCCTTTCAGGCTGTGGCGTGTACGACGGCGCAGAGATCCATGAAAGCGTGATCACCCTGCTGCGCCTGGACCAGCGCGGCGCTCAGGTTGAATGTTTTGCGCCGGATATTGCGCAATTGCATGTGATCAACCACCTCACCGGCGAAGAAATGCCCGAATCGCGCAACGTGTTGGTGGAGTCGGCGCGCATCGCCCGGGGCGCGGTCAAGGATATCCAAGAGGCCAATGCTGCCGACTTCGATGCGCTGATCGTGCCGGGCGGATTTGGCGCGGCGAAGAATCTGTCGAATTTCGCTGTGGAAGGCCCCGGCTGCAGCGTCAATCCACAAGTCCTGGCATTGGCAGAAGCCTTTGCCGAAGCCGGCAAGCCTGTAGGGCTGATCTGCATTTCCCCTGCCCTGGCCGCGAAAATCTACGGCCCAGGCGTGACTTGCACCATCGGCAACGATGCCGACACTGCAGCTGCCCTGGACAAAATGGGTGCCACCCATCAGGAATGCACGGTGGAAGATATCGTCGAGGACACCGCACGCAAGTTAGTGAGCACGCCGGCGTATATGCTGGGCAAGAACATCAGTGAGGTGGCGTCAGGCATCAACAAACTGGTGGACCGGGTGCTGGAACTGACCCACGAAAACGACTAA
- a CDS encoding YaiI/YqxD family protein, whose product MRVWIDADACPRAAKDQVVKFALKRQFEVVLVAGQSQIKPNFSCVKLIVVPSGPDAADDYLVEHAVPGELVICSDVPLADRLVKKGVTALDPRGKEFSPANMSERLAVRNLFTDLREQGQMGGGPPPHGEKDKQAFANALDRLLTRLMKPL is encoded by the coding sequence ATGCGGGTCTGGATCGACGCCGACGCCTGTCCTCGGGCGGCAAAGGACCAAGTGGTGAAGTTCGCCCTCAAGCGTCAATTCGAGGTGGTGCTGGTGGCGGGGCAGAGCCAGATCAAGCCGAACTTTTCCTGTGTGAAGCTGATCGTGGTGCCCAGCGGCCCTGACGCAGCCGATGATTATCTGGTTGAACACGCAGTGCCTGGCGAACTGGTGATCTGCAGCGATGTGCCGTTGGCTGACCGGCTGGTGAAGAAGGGCGTCACGGCGCTTGACCCAAGGGGCAAAGAGTTCAGCCCGGCGAACATGAGCGAGCGCCTGGCGGTGCGTAACCTGTTCACCGATCTGCGTGAGCAAGGCCAGATGGGCGGCGGGCCGCCGCCCCATGGTGAAAAAGACAAGCAAGCGTTTGCCAATGCGCTGGACCGCCTGCTTACCCGTTTGATGAAGCCTCTGTAG
- a CDS encoding sterol desaturase family protein produces the protein MDFVPYAVPFFIALIVVELLADRWRGARNYRLADAINSLSTGVLSTTTGLLTKGVGLLTYAFALKHLALIELSAQSPWTWVFAFVFYDFCYYWLHRMGHERNILWAAHSVHHQSEDYNLTTALRQTSTGFLLSWIFYLPLAVLGVPLVVFISVASLNLLYQFWVHTRHVPKLGWFEWFFVTPSNHRAHHAQNALYMDRNYGGVFIFWDRLFGTFQEEDDNEPVIFGVTTPLASWNPLWANLQFYAQLWSDARRTESRWDKLRIWFMRTGWRPADVQAKYPVAKPDLARFRKFDVPLDRRQQVYVALQFAVYVGFGSYLMNAGERLPTEALVLGWAAMALGLFTLGGALENRPWALRAEWLRLGLNVPLAGLAPWVGLWPAGNLSWLGLASYSVLSMIGLYCCRGRLTPLAS, from the coding sequence ATGGACTTCGTGCCTTACGCGGTACCGTTTTTCATTGCGTTGATCGTGGTTGAGCTGCTGGCCGACCGGTGGCGCGGTGCGCGCAACTATCGACTGGCCGACGCTATCAACAGCCTCAGCACCGGCGTGCTGTCTACCACTACCGGGCTATTGACCAAGGGCGTGGGTTTGCTCACCTATGCGTTTGCTCTCAAGCACCTGGCATTGATCGAGTTATCGGCCCAAAGCCCATGGACCTGGGTGTTCGCATTCGTGTTCTACGACTTCTGCTATTACTGGCTGCATCGCATGGGCCATGAGCGCAATATCCTGTGGGCTGCGCACTCCGTGCACCACCAGAGCGAGGACTACAACCTCACCACCGCGCTGCGTCAGACCAGCACCGGCTTCTTGCTGAGCTGGATCTTCTACCTGCCTCTGGCCGTGCTCGGTGTGCCGTTGGTGGTGTTCATCAGCGTGGCGTCGCTCAACCTGCTGTATCAGTTCTGGGTGCATACACGTCACGTTCCCAAGCTCGGCTGGTTCGAATGGTTCTTCGTTACCCCGTCCAATCATCGTGCCCACCACGCACAGAACGCTCTCTACATGGATCGCAACTATGGCGGGGTGTTCATTTTTTGGGATCGGCTGTTCGGCACGTTCCAGGAGGAAGATGACAACGAGCCGGTGATCTTCGGTGTGACCACGCCCCTGGCCAGTTGGAATCCGCTGTGGGCAAACCTGCAGTTTTATGCGCAGTTGTGGAGCGATGCCCGCCGTACTGAAAGCCGCTGGGACAAGCTGCGCATCTGGTTCATGCGCACCGGCTGGCGCCCCGCGGATGTGCAAGCCAAGTATCCGGTGGCCAAGCCGGATTTGGCACGGTTCCGCAAATTCGACGTGCCGCTGGATAGACGCCAGCAGGTCTACGTCGCGCTGCAATTCGCGGTTTATGTGGGGTTTGGCAGCTATCTGATGAATGCCGGCGAACGTCTGCCCACAGAGGCGCTGGTCCTGGGCTGGGCAGCGATGGCGTTGGGGCTGTTCACGTTGGGGGGCGCGCTGGAGAATCGCCCATGGGCGCTGAGGGCCGAGTGGCTGCGCCTGGGGCTGAATGTGCCCTTGGCAGGGCTGGCCCCGTGGGTCGGGCTGTGGCCCGCCGGCAACCTGAGCTGGCTGGGCCTGGCGAGCTACAGCGTGCTCAGCATGATCGGCCTGTACTGCTGCAGAGGTCGGCTTACGCCTCTGGCGTCTTAG